A DNA window from Aquarana catesbeiana isolate 2022-GZ linkage group LG01, ASM4218655v1, whole genome shotgun sequence contains the following coding sequences:
- the NUDT12 gene encoding NAD-capped RNA hydrolase NUDT12 isoform X2, translating to MQNPRKEMADQLHNFCALGDTTKLFALLSHSSSIINETSENGWSALMFAARNGHFDAARMLLEKGCDRTLVNKSRQTALDIAKFWGHKHIVDLLTNSKGGPKPNFLQNTKEEHENYFSNTFLDRRSEKRTDSNWLKSKQTHVSSIYLIFSDLSPLVSLIGGKDSVQEPEIKLCRLQYEDVKEYLSKPDEGSLIFLGVDKQVNNPCSTEGKKPGTEEDDGLVAWFALNMHNISAEQFERKYEGCYFLQPPMPALLQLTSTEAGILAQARSVLAWHSRYIFCPTCGGETILEEGGYKRTCLKTGCPSLKGIHNTSYPRVDPVVIMLIVHPDGNHCLLGRQKRFPPGMFSCLAGFIEPGETIEDAVRREVLEESGVKVGYVQYVSCQPWPMPSSLMIGCLGVAISTDITVDKIEIEDARWFTREQVVEALIKGNQQSLVVPPRHAIAHQLIKHWIGMNSNL from the exons ATGCAGAATCCCAGGAAGGAAATGGCTGATCAGCTGCACAACTTCTGTGCTCTGGGCGATACTACCAAGCTGTTTGCTCTTCTAAGTCATTCATCCTCAATCATTAATGAAACGTCTGAAAATGGATGGAGTGCTCTTATGTTCGCAGCTAGGAATGGCCACTTTGATGCAGCGAGGATGCTGCTGGAGAAAGG gTGTGacagaacattagtgaacaaatcCAGGCAGACTGCATTGGACATTGCCAAATTTTGGGGTCACAAACACATTGTTGATTTGCTCACAAACTCTAAAGGTGGCCCAAAGCCTAACTTTTTACAAAATACCAAAGAGgaacatgaaaattattttagcaATACATTTTTGGACCGAAGAAGTGAGAAACGGACAGACAGCAACTGgttaaaatccaaacagacacacGTCAGTTCCATCTATCTTATTTTCTCTGACTTGAGTCCTCTGGTATCTTTAATTGGGGGTAAGGATAGTGTACAGGAGCCAGAAATCAAGCTCTGCAGACTACAGTACGAAGATGTGAAAGAATATCTGTCAAAGCCCGATGAGGGCTCATTAATTTTTCTTGGTGTAGATAAACAAGTCAATAATCCATGCTCTACGGAAGGCAAGAAGCCTGGGACAGAAGAGGACGATGGGCTGGTTGCCTGGTTTGCTCTTAATATGCACAATATTTCTGCAGAGCAGTTTGAAAGGAAGTATGAAGGCTGCTACTTCCTACAACCCCCAATGCCTGCCTTGTTGCAGCTGACCAGTACAGAAGCAG GGATTCTAGCACAAGCGCGATCGGTGCTTGCTTGGCACAGTCGATACATATTCTGCCCAACATGTGGGGGGGAGACAATTCTAGAGGAAGGTGGATATAAGCGGACTTGTTTGAAAACAGGATGCCCTAGTCTGAAAGGTATCCACAACACCTCCTATCCAAGAGTAG ATCCTGTTGTAATCATGCTTATTGTTCACCCTGATGGAAACCATTGTCTCTTGGGGAGGCAGAAGAGATTTCCTCCTGGCATGTTCTCCTGTTTAGCTGGATTTATTGAACCTG GGGAAACAATAGAAGATGCTGTTCGGAGAGAAGTGCTGGAGGAGAGCGGAGTGAAGGTTGGCTACGTTCAGTACGTTTCCTGCCAGCCTTGGCCTATGCCTTCCTCCCTCATGATTGGTTGCCTGGGTGTCGCAATATCTACAGATATTACAGTTGACAAGATTGAAATAGAAGATGCTCGTTGGTTCACCAGAGAACAG